The genomic region ACGATTTGCAGGCATGAGCATCGCAGTCAATATTTCCATCGATGGTATTAATCTGCTCATTCCTACCACACGACAGGTTAGCTGATACTTAATTAAGGTGGCGAATGTACTTGCATGACCACAATGTGATTAAGACCTTTATAAtgtgccagctattatttttgcatttttctttattcctATAGCTTAGCTTTACATTGACGTTAGCATATTTTCTCTTAACTGTTAATCACTGGGTAAAATATGTGCGAAATCActgatgagataaaaaaaaattctttgttGGAAGTTTGTAGTGAACAATTTTACACTCCTatgtaaatattataaataaataccaCTTTTGTGAGGTACAGAGTCAAACCTTTAACCTTTAATTGGGACTTTGCCCAGTTGTCCATTATGTGTAGATACAACAGGTTCATCGCTGGAtttaggtgccttttttatgcttgaatgagtaATAGGCCAGAGTTAGGtggctaaacaaacaaacaaaaacatgaaaacagttaaaaagcagccaatgtccaaagaaaaactttgaaagattttcagaaaacctggagggctgttgctcaagaccactttataAGAATTCAAAGAAATTTtagctccttggaagcaaaatatgaagaaatgaggggtgggtCAAAACTtttacacagtactgtacatTCATTGACAAAATAACGAATGGCTTCCTTTCTCTTTCAGGTGATAGCTCATCATCCCTTGCAGTCCATCTCATTTGCCTCTGGGGGAGACACAGTGAGTGCAGCATTTAACATTTACTCTCCATTAAATTGTTGGAATGAACATTTTGCCTATGCAAACATGTATGACTTGAATTAATCGTTAACAGTCTCGAGCTTCAAAAATTACTGATGGTTTTGATTTATCGAGCTGATTTTCCCCCAAACTGATATGTTGCAGGACACACCTGATTATGTTGCATATGTGTCCAAAGACCCAGTGAATCAGAGAGGTATGTTCTAAAAAGGTTCCCTTTCTCCTTCCATACATTTTGCCACTAGACAAACACGTTTATTTTGTAAGGCAAAATAAGTTGCATTAGAAAATAATGTCTGTTGTCTTTTTTACTGTGGATTATAACATTACTATTGCGATATCTATAgacattttttcttaaaaatgctTTGATTCCACCTCTAACTGTATTATGTGGTCTGTCTGTGGCTTAATTACAATTATTATGGGTTTAGGGTGGGTGAGACTGTAACAATAACAGtacaaaatcatttaaaaacaatattttattaacaATATTGATGATTTGATTTTATCATTTGCATTGTAAACATtagtatttcatttttaaacatcacaattatttaaaaaaaactaaagtatATAAAATGTGGTAATATGCCGGTGTCGTAAACCAGTATTGTTATAAAATATCAGCCTATTGCACCACAAAATATACtttgttggaaattaaataGCTAATAAAcattgtgtttgctgatgtcttaaaaaatattaatattttaaaaatccacATATGTAGAAGCCAATAAACTATTGGCTCATTGCTGTACCGGGAGTTTGAATAGCTCGTGGCAACTTTTTAactcctcactctctctctctctttttctttcagcatgTCATATCCTGGAGTGCTCAGATGGTTTAGCCCAAAGTGTCATCAGTACCCTCGGCCAAGCCTTCGAGCTGCAGTTCAAACAGTATCTGCACAGTCCACCAAAAACCATGACATCTGTGGAGAGGTAACAGAAAGTCCTGCCACTTCTCACGTACTTAACTGGATAAAAAAAGATGTTAAGAGTTGTTGTTACTCTCCTTAAAATCAGTGACATCGGTGAAGCGGTGGGATATTGACTCATAAATTATCCCAACGTGTCAAATAGAAAAATCTAGTATGTTGACTTCATGTAACAAAAGCACCAAAAAACACTTCAGTTTAAGACTCCCAGGACTGTATACATCCCAAGCATTCttaccagcagctgtcagactctataatGCAGCTTAACACTCTTTTGGTCATCTTACTCACCAGCTTGTTTGTTTactgcacattttatacatatctCTGtacaatttttatatttttctatacATATTCTGTACATTGTTACCTGTATATACCTGTATATACGAACCTCGGTTGCTTGTGtcttccttttatattttactttcacTTGCTGTAAGAGCTTTGTAACACCGAAATTTCTCATCCGTgggataataaaggtttattctattctaagCATCCAGCAGAAAGAGCTTATCCACCACCAACCTGATCTAGTTTAGAGTTCTcagatttctttcttatttATTACAAGGAGATGTGATACTTTGTTCTTGTATTTCTTCAAAATCAGTCTTACAGTGTTGTAAATACATAGATTTTCTCACACATGAGATGCTACCGCAGCGATGCCACTGCAGTCACCAGAATAAGTCCAGACAAGCAGTTTGTTTCTTCCTGGTTTCAAATAAACATCTTCTCAATTTCGGATGTGGAGATGTTACTTGATCAGAACAAATCAATTTAACAACGCTGATTTCCTCCTCAAATTAATGCTGTAACGTTAACATCATTATAGAAATGAATACATAATCATATTTGGAAGTCGTggttaaaatacagttttttgcTGTCTTTATTTGGACATGTAGTTCTGTTGTCAGACTTACACTCACAGTATATTTCTCCTTAGGTCTGCCAGGACAGAAGAACCAATTTGGAGGGATGATGAGGACTTCTCTGAGCCGGATTACTATAACCGTATTCCAGGGAAGGAGCCTCCTGTTGGAGGTGTGGTAGACTCCAGACTCAGGCCCAGTGGAACCCTCATTGGTCACATGCACACTCAACCACAGAGCAAGACAGCAGCTCAGGTGAGTGTCCTGACATGGCTATAGAAATACTGTTAAATCAGGCTCTGCATGTTGTAGCTCTACTGTAGCTGAATCCAGTTTTGAGGTAATTGCATattgtgtatttatatttttctatttgtaCGGTGTATTTCTGCTTCTCCAAATTTCATCGAGAAGACCTCCGGTGCATTTttgtgtaaaactgtaaaacctgCATGCTTGCACTACAGACTAAACTAAAACATCTGGTCATTATCATGAAGTATTGGATTAATGTTTCGAACAGAACTCTCTGACATCTCCCTCGTGAACTGGTGACTGATGTGTTTTCATGCTCCTGCCTCATATTGTTACATGGAATTAAAGCATAGGATCATGAAAATATACTCCATAACTGTGCCTGCAGCATAATTGCCTAAGACAAATACGATTACACGAAGAGCCTTGGGTTCTCTGTAGCCTATCAGGTGAAAGGACCCATTGCCCCCTTTGTTGCAACTTGTTCACAACAGGGTGACATGCTGCAGCTAATGTTTCAAATAGAGTGCTTCGAAACTACATTATGCAGGGACACGAGATGAGAGTTCTTGGTTATACAGATCCAGATGTATTTAGGTTGTGTTCTTGTGGTGTGACTATGTGTTAGCAGATGAGCTCACCAGCCAGGAGAGATCAAGCATCTCACCAGCCTGGTCAGCTGTGTTATGAGCTTCACTGGGACACGGAGACAACCTGCAGCTCAGGTGAGACATCCTGTGGCAGGGAGCAGCTGTAACAGCTAAAACATTGTGACCTTTTAGATTAGTTTTTATAATACAGTTGTTATATAGAGGTGATGTACTTAACTGGggggatttcaaacaggtttttaaatgaaggattttttttttttaaatatatgagtTGCAACGTTTTCTAGTCACATACTAAACAATGAGGATTGTcagatttgttttgtgtatatatttatgttaaatTGTCTCTGAAGGAggttagttgttttttttccatccttATTGTATTACAAAGCTAATCATCACAGTTCTCATTGACTGAGGGAGCTCAGCGTTTGCCCTCTTAATTAACAGAAATAGGATCTTGGCATTTTTAATAAGGCCCCCTTCATACTTCATATTGTTTATCATCTTTAACTAGACTGATGCTAGGAGGATGATCAAGATAGGTACGACAATtaactttttcctttcaaaaatatagaaaataataGTTAGACTTTTAGTAGTTGGAAATTTTAAGTgacattttgtgatttttttttcttttatataatcaGTTGTTTCCGTtagcagcaaacagtgctgTAGCACGGGGCAGAAACTAGTGAATGAAACGCATTTTGTGCGCACCTTTCTGTCTTAGGTCTGACATCAGATGGTTATTTGTGTGCTGACGGTCAGCCTCCAGGCAGCAGAGACTATGAGGAGCATCAATATGTTAACACCCAGAGTCTGGAAAACCTGGATTCACTCACTCAGGGTCCTGATGGGCACAGAGGCACCAGGGCACCAGAGAGTCCCAAAAAGGATCTCTTTGACATGAGTAAGTCCCTGCCTATGACATCTTCGGACATATATATAACAGAACGACAGCCAGACTTTCTCTCAAATGTTTGATTCCCACCAGATTCCCTTTTTGACACCGTCCTTTTACGATTATCCACGGATCTTTTACTAGTTAGGCAGACCACTACACTATGAGGAAACAACAAAACCTTGTGAAACATCTCAAGCGCCTTTGTCGTCTCTGTAGGGCCCTTTGAGGATGCCCTGAAACTCCATGAGGCCTGTGGTGTTGGGTCCACTATATCTGGAGGCTCTGGTGCTGAGGGAGGAGTGGGAGGTGGTCGGGTGTTGGAGGATCAGTGGCCCAGCCCTCCACGACGCAGAGCCCCCGTTGCTCCAAATGAGGAGCAGCTTCGCCGTGAGCCCTGGTACCACAGCCGGATGAGCCGGCGAGACGCAGAAAAACTCCTGAGCCGGGACGGAGATTTTCTGGTAAGGGAGAGCACTACCAATCCTGGCCAGTATGTGCTAAGCGGCCTGCACCGTGGCCTCCCTAAACACTTACTGCTAGTGGACCCTGAAGGAGTGGTGAGTCTCTTAAGAAGtagtttcaataaatcacactgcttatttgttttgttatgaAGTTACACTGGTGtactccttttgttttgcttttccctTCAAAAAAAAGGTCCGGACCAAAGACATGTTATTTGAGAGCATAACCCACCTCGTCTCGTTTCACCTGAAGAATGAGCTGCCTATTGTAGCAGCAGAGAGTGAGCTTCATCTCAAACGGGGTGTGAGGAGGAAGCAGTGAATTACCTGGACCTGTGTGGGACTGTAAGATAGCAGTATACACTATGGACTTTTCAAACCAGATACATGAATAATTTAAGGTTTATAATGCAGACGTAAAGCAAGGAGTGCATGCTAacattatcattttaaaaagcattgcTATTTCTTTACATTGTTGAGGTGTTCAATTTGTCTTTAACTGCAAAGGGGAGGTTCACATTTTAGCGTGTAGATTATTTAGATTCACACACTTGGTTACAATAGATCTAAGTAGAAATAATGTagtatttctttctctctcgtTCTACAGTGCTAAATTCCTATGTGCCCATACAAATCACATAAAAACTGAATCTAGGACTCATTATGGGATGATTTTTCAACGGGAAGAAAGAATATCAGCAATACTTTCTTTCCATGGACAATCCTTCTAAGGAGTCTGCAGTATCTGATATATCCCTGTACTTCTGCTTGTTGACTACCAGGATAAACCAAATATCCCTCATCTGTCATAAACTCCTCAGCATGCAGTTATTAAGCTAACAAACCAACCAGGATCCACAGTCTGTGCTGTGCCCGAGCTGGATAATCACCAACCGAGGTCAAAAATTAAACTGACAACCTGTCTGGAGAGGAGCcaacctcaggaaatcacaaaaGGATTTAATGCACAGTGAAGAAAAGCCTGTAATTGTGAAGTGCTTCCTTTAAACCACAACTTGCATGACTAGTAAGTCACAGGTTATTCAAATCAACCAGTTGTGGGAATCACCAGAACAAACTGTCACTAATTTTCTGGTGCAccaaaaaattcaaaacaagaTGTCCAGTTCGTCCAGTAGTTCATCTCGGTACAAATGCAGGAAATGAAAATTCTGCAACTGTTTAGAATGTAAAGACTGTTAAATGCTCATGTTCAAGGTCTGCAGTATCTGAATTTATAACAGCCACAAAGCCTTTATTGTTTCTC from Astatotilapia calliptera chromosome 23, fAstCal1.2, whole genome shotgun sequence harbors:
- the shc2 gene encoding SHC-transforming protein 2 isoform X2, which gives rise to MYPLGVKSYPHSQVLLQAATPGMLLKPKYDRFRNESVTSSDDLMQSLAMSGKVVATPVVPSSTPSLPLPPLPPLDPSARSSSSAGAMALADSPCLDGEQDATTTFCMLIPKMPQWKFSNSLLSRSPSNSSSSSNSSKDSGKTAAATSQASVTSSSSSHRPGGGASASGPVASLAAVLNSCDPVCVTPCSLQAIRGQRAVAAANSASPGGHVFGAAEVMASPGGSSNFRSGMTRSTRVEGMWLGGEDFNQKGSFIHKPSQGWLHPDKKIVGQGASYIVRYMGCIEVLKSMRSLDFTTRTQVTREAINRLCEAVPGGKGAWRKKVPNKALQSVMGKSNLRFAGMSIAVNISIDGINLLIPTTRQVIAHHPLQSISFASGGDTDTPDYVAYVSKDPVNQRACHILECSDGLAQSVISTLGQAFELQFKQYLHSPPKTMTSVERSARTEEPIWRDDEDFSEPDYYNRIPGKEPPVGGVVDSRLRPSGTLIGHMHTQPQSKTAAQMSSPARRDQASHQPGQLCYELHWDTETTCSSGLTSDGYLCADGQPPGSRDYEEHQYVNTQSLENLDSLTQGPDGHRGTRAPESPKKDLFDMRPFEDALKLHEACGVGSTISGGSGAEGGVGGGRVLEDQWPSPPRRRAPVAPNEEQLRREPWYHSRMSRRDAEKLLSRDGDFLVRESTTNPGQYVLSGLHRGLPKHLLLVDPEGVVRTKDMLFESITHLVSFHLKNELPIVAAESELHLKRGVRRKQ
- the shc2 gene encoding SHC-transforming protein 2 isoform X4; the protein is MASPGGSSNFRSGMTRSTRVEGMWLGGEDFNQKGSFIHKPSQGWLHPDKKIVGQGASYIVRYMGCIEVLKSMRSLDFTTRTQVTREAINRLCEAVPGGKGAWRKKVPNKALQSVMGKSNLRFAGMSIAVNISIDGINLLIPTTRQVIAHHPLQSISFASGGDTDTPDYVAYVSKDPVNQRACHILECSDGLAQSVISTLGQAFELQFKQYLHSPPKTMTSVERSARTEEPIWRDDEDFSEPDYYNRIPGKEPPVGGVVDSRLRPSGTLIGHMHTQPQSKTAAQQMSSPARRDQASHQPGQLCYELHWDTETTCSSGLTSDGYLCADGQPPGSRDYEEHQYVNTQSLENLDSLTQGPDGHRGTRAPESPKKDLFDMRPFEDALKLHEACGVGSTISGGSGAEGGVGGGRVLEDQWPSPPRRRAPVAPNEEQLRREPWYHSRMSRRDAEKLLSRDGDFLVRESTTNPGQYVLSGLHRGLPKHLLLVDPEGVVRTKDMLFESITHLVSFHLKNELPIVAAESELHLKRGVRRKQ
- the shc2 gene encoding SHC-transforming protein 2 isoform X3 translates to MLLKPKYDRFRNESVTSSDDLMQSLAMSGKVVATPVVPSSTPSLPLPPLPPLDPSARSSSSAGAMALADSPCLDGEQDATTTFCMLIPKMPQWKFSNSLLSRSPSNSSSSSNSSKDSGKTAAATSQASVTSSSSSHRPGGGASASGPVASLAAVLNSCDPVCVTPCSLQAIRGQRAVAAANSASPGGHVFGAAEVMASPGGSSNFRSGMTRSTRVEGMWLGGEDFNQKGSFIHKPSQGWLHPDKKIVGQGASYIVRYMGCIEVLKSMRSLDFTTRTQVTREAINRLCEAVPGGKGAWRKKVPNKALQSVMGKSNLRFAGMSIAVNISIDGINLLIPTTRQVIAHHPLQSISFASGGDTDTPDYVAYVSKDPVNQRACHILECSDGLAQSVISTLGQAFELQFKQYLHSPPKTMTSVERSARTEEPIWRDDEDFSEPDYYNRIPGKEPPVGGVVDSRLRPSGTLIGHMHTQPQSKTAAQQMSSPARRDQASHQPGQLCYELHWDTETTCSSGLTSDGYLCADGQPPGSRDYEEHQYVNTQSLENLDSLTQGPDGHRGTRAPESPKKDLFDMRPFEDALKLHEACGVGSTISGGSGAEGGVGGGRVLEDQWPSPPRRRAPVAPNEEQLRREPWYHSRMSRRDAEKLLSRDGDFLVRESTTNPGQYVLSGLHRGLPKHLLLVDPEGVVRTKDMLFESITHLVSFHLKNELPIVAAESELHLKRGVRRKQ
- the shc2 gene encoding SHC-transforming protein 2 isoform X1 — translated: MYPLGVKSYPHSQVLLQAATPGMLLKPKYDRFRNESVTSSDDLMQSLAMSGKVVATPVVPSSTPSLPLPPLPPLDPSARSSSSAGAMALADSPCLDGEQDATTTFCMLIPKMPQWKFSNSLLSRSPSNSSSSSNSSKDSGKTAAATSQASVTSSSSSHRPGGGASASGPVASLAAVLNSCDPVCVTPCSLQAIRGQRAVAAANSASPGGHVFGAAEVMASPGGSSNFRSGMTRSTRVEGMWLGGEDFNQKGSFIHKPSQGWLHPDKKIVGQGASYIVRYMGCIEVLKSMRSLDFTTRTQVTREAINRLCEAVPGGKGAWRKKVPNKALQSVMGKSNLRFAGMSIAVNISIDGINLLIPTTRQVIAHHPLQSISFASGGDTDTPDYVAYVSKDPVNQRACHILECSDGLAQSVISTLGQAFELQFKQYLHSPPKTMTSVERSARTEEPIWRDDEDFSEPDYYNRIPGKEPPVGGVVDSRLRPSGTLIGHMHTQPQSKTAAQQMSSPARRDQASHQPGQLCYELHWDTETTCSSGLTSDGYLCADGQPPGSRDYEEHQYVNTQSLENLDSLTQGPDGHRGTRAPESPKKDLFDMRPFEDALKLHEACGVGSTISGGSGAEGGVGGGRVLEDQWPSPPRRRAPVAPNEEQLRREPWYHSRMSRRDAEKLLSRDGDFLVRESTTNPGQYVLSGLHRGLPKHLLLVDPEGVVRTKDMLFESITHLVSFHLKNELPIVAAESELHLKRGVRRKQ